The Carassius auratus strain Wakin chromosome 30, ASM336829v1, whole genome shotgun sequence region TTTCGTCAACATAACTGCATcctaaaaaactaataaaaaacaacaactttgctTTCACTCTTTAATCCCTCCCTGTCTAGCTTGTTCTAATCTGAACAGTGTCTCAAACTTTATATTATAAACACCTCCTGTTTTTATTTGCCTCTTTATGATGAATTATTTGTTGTAAAACCTCAACCACAagtaactttggataaaagtgtctgctaaatgaataaatgtaaatgtatataaatgctgtttgcaaggatgcattcaattgataaaacatgacaataaaagaccaaatatttccatttcaaataaatgctattaatggctgctgaaaattaagttttgccaacacaaataaataaataatatagtaattaagtatatttcacaatattactgattttactgtattgttgattaaattgttattcagatttaaatttagcagatgcttttatcccaaGCGACATACAATTGggttataacaagaaaaaaaaaaaaaaaaaaaaaaaaaaacgaaataaacacaaaatacaccAAAAAGGGAAatctcaaaacaaaaacaaaaaaaggtgaTATTACAAATATTTGAGTAAACAGGAATCCATTAACATTGCACAATATAATCTATAATACCACTGTTATTAGCttgataatacaattaattagGAAAGAAAGCGGCTTACAAAGTTCCCCCACTGGACCcattcagaaacaaaataatttgaacTTCATAAATGGCTCAAAGGTGCTAGAAATTCAATTGTATAATGAATAAACTTGCATCAGTGTAAAACTAATAAATGTGAGAATTTGGCTTGGATTTCATGCTTTCAGGGAAGTCAGGGAAGCTATATCCAGAGAGACCAGCTGTGTTTAACAGTCCTCACACATGATCTCCAACAGCTCCCTGTgtcttaatgaatgaatgatgcattatatagtgctttattgtgtattgttgtagTGCTTTACAATCATATGGagggtctctcctcaaccacctCATCTAAAGTTTATCAAGTATTATTCTGGATTTAATCTCGAGCTGTTCTGGCACGGTTTCATATTTTTAACCAAAAACAATACCAAACTGTCCGGTTGAGGGGTAAAGGCTAAAATAAAAAGGATAAGAAACTACAGTGACAAACAGCGAGCAGAAACTCAGCCGGACACCAGAGATGCAGGTTTCTGATTCTTCTCAAACCTCCTCGGATGGCACAGCTTGGCAAACTTTTCAAGCCACATTTCAGAGCCAAAGCAGCATGGACCACACAATTGCACAGAAGCACACAGAGCTGTGCTGGGAAATTGGCTACAGGCGGATAGCATTCATTAGTCAGAGCTATTAGCGGGCCAGCTCCCCTCCGGCTGCCAGAGTCTCTAGTGAAGAGCTGCTTCTCTGAACATCAGCACACACCATGAAGCTTGGCCTCCATCAGAGCACTACACTGCTCCAGCTATTCAAGCTGAATACAACTGGACACTTGAAACCACAAAGCAAAAGTAAACAGAGTATCTCTTAAAGTACTAGGAGAGCAATAGAAGCgccatatttataataaaaatatgaacttaAAGATAGTAGAGTTTATACAACAAACTAACAAACCAGGGgacgtctgaaaaaaaaaaaaagtgctggacattttttcaaaacaattttcacttaaaATCACATAATTATACTTTACTTTGTGATTTCATTGTGGATGTATGAAATCAGTTTCCCTCACCGTTCCTAATGGAGAAACTTTTATTAcccttttttgtacttttttttttttgcacatctgGACAAAATAATTTGTCGTTACTGTAGTACAAGatgagaatgaaaaataaataatataagacATGCATAAAGATAATAAGTGTGGACAttctaatgtaataaaaatataaaaataatgttaaaaaaatccaAGTTTAAATATCTAATGTTTTCTAAACTGAAATGTCATGAAATATTCTGCTGGAAAGcgtgcttgtttttttgtttttctcaaataaaagctactggttttaatattttgtggtttaatgtgaacaaatattacacaaatacattcaaaattttctctcttgttaagaatttttttattttatttatatttttaagaacCAAGTCAGTATATTAGATTCcagatggatcatgtgacactgaagactggattaataactttggaaaattcagctttgccacaggaatgaattgcattttaaaatatatattttcaaaaactatgtcacaatattattgtttttcacCCTatacctttgaatggtagtgtatgtataaaatatagcAACGTTTCTCATCCATTTCTGAATGTAGCTCTGCACAGAAGAATCAAATACTCACAGTATGTGGAGAGAAGGGAAGATTGGCTGAGATGGGTGCAGAGGCGATGACGAAAACCTCATCTGTGTCTAATTCTAATTCAGTCAGACCACTGGAGAACTGTTCTAGAGCAGCCTTCTCGGACATGTCACATGCTCCTTTTACTGAAGACCCTTCAGAGCACAAAACAGTGATCGTATGGAATGTCATTTTGTAAAAATGGCTTTAAATACTTCAGGTTAAgcttaaccctctggggttcttcatttatgagtcacactcaggaccttcgggtcaaaaatgacccagagggcgggattcaggtatactttttttcagtaaaatcaatcaaatgtatttttgttcaataatattttttctttctttttttggtgttttgagagaattttatgataataatgaatttttatgcaataattatgatccattttttcccattgaatataatagaaaatttatatatatatgtatttttatttttatttttattaatgctgtattttattttaaagtacagccaaggcctatagaaaacaatttttgaaattagattggtgccatctggtggacaaattaagcatttttatcatgcaatagcacatttttaccactagagagaatgtacagctctctgtagaaaggcttgtgaattctagtgatttttgcacatatttgcctatttatttcaggttgtggattttaatatataatcacagattctcaaagactatttttgtcaagtttttttttttgtttggttgatttaaatggtaatttcaagtgccagttttactttataatacagtcaaacctgaacattgcactagaaagagaacaaatggaaagcattttgttacccattgttttaattctaacttaataaaaaaaattacattatttaaatcataacatatttttatttaccttttattataaacatttccattaaaattattttttgcaattcaatgaacagtaactcttcaaaattgccaacagcaattatgaacaaaaaacaaaaataacagcaaacatataatcattttcaaacagtatatgtaaatggaaaatagaaaaataaaaatgtgttttaaatattatcataactaaatatttacatattattatgtccatattatttaataaacaaatgctGTGATTggctttttgttttcataaacaaGTGCTGCAATACGCCTGAAGGTTACTAGGgaagaattccatcctttgaTCTTACTctcagtgtgtgcatgtgtgtgtgtgtgtgtgtgtgtgtgtgtgtgtgtgtgtgtgtgtgtgtgtgtgtgtgtgtgtgtgtgtgtgtgtgtgtgtgtgtgtgtgtgcgtgttcaagagagagagagacatagtaTGTGACTTTTGAATTTTGGACccaatgtctcccctttattttatttattgattttatttcacatattctcataTTTCTCTGTTACAGGCTCACCAGTCTAGtatttccttgtgtgtgtgtgtgtgtgtgtgtgtgtcaacagaTGCTGTGATTGGCTTCTTGATTTTATAAACAGGTGCTGCAATAGGCCTGGAGGATACTAGGgaagaattccatcctttgaCCTTACTCGACCTTccttgtgcgtgtgtgcgtgcgcatgtgcttgtgtgtgtgtttgtgtgtgtgtgtgtgtgtgtgtgttcaagagagagacatgttgtgtgacttttgcattttggatccaatgtctcccctttatttgattcattgattttatttcacatattctctcatttctctgttacagtttcaccagtctcatattccctgtgtgtgtgtgtgtgtgtgtgtgtgtgtgattgtgtctattttgcaaccttgatggcttacagcctcatgctttcattgctgtgcactttatttcttacattgatgaataattgcttttatttcacacatttcccaaaattagcttttgcaatgacacactttcatttgtgtgtgcgtgtgtttttgtgtgtataagtgtgtgtgtgtgtgtgaattttttttgtctgttttgcactcttgatgttttagagattcaccccttcactgttgtgtgatttttttctgcattgtggctgatttgtagattgtacacacaaaagaactcagtattttcatatttttgcaaatttcccattcatttcctatgtcgggtcatttttgacccgaagaccctgagtgtgactattttttttacgaccacttagacttttaaaatcctgtccccaattttttggggtgttcatataccaagtaccaaaaaagtcaccaagtttcggaccattccgatgaagctacgatttttaacattctttaaaaaaaaaatttcgggTCATAAATGACCGAAGAACCCCAGTTAATATGTCTTAagcttttaattaaaaactaatttccCTCTTAATTGCCCCTTACTGCATTAAGGTCTTGACTTCTCATTATGATATTGTgacttaatatatttgtttttaagaagaacattaattcttttttttattattattcattacacACTAAACTTTTTTTCCTGATTTTATATGCATAGTTTCTACAGAAACTATAACATTTGTGTCCCCATTTACTGGGAAACCTCACataattttcacattattattattattattattgcacatataaatttgcattaaaaaaaatttaaggttCAAAATGCACCTTCTGTTGTTTCAGTAGAGACATCTAAAACAAATTGCATTATATTGCCTCACGTCTGTTTTTAAAtagattgttatttatttacattgtttatactgaaaaatgtttcatttaagatcaaaaaattatttaacaattatataattttataattatttcctTGTGCTTTTGAACACAGGAGGAAATTCATTTTTCTGCAAACTTCATCATAATGTAGCTCTGGTAGTCTTGTTATACTGTTCTTGAATTACAGTTATTTAGCCTTGGTCTGTTTCTAGAAAACACTAATTAATCTCAATGTATAGGTACAGAAAGGGGACAAAATATAATGAACTCCACagcttcacaaaaataaaaaagagacacTAAGCACCTGTATGGGACAGCCTGCGGTTGAGGGGAAGGTTGTTGTTGTCGTTCACTGTTCTCAGCTGCTGCTCCAAGTGATTGGGAGAAACCATCTGCAGTTCACTCACATCAGCCGCTGAATTTAGCACTCCTTCTGGAACCTACAACATAATACTTCACTTTATTTCTAAACGAGCTACCAAAATAATCACTCGCCAAAGCACAAGATGACAGCACAAAATCACTGTGCATTCACATTTTCTGTGAGAGCTCAAGTCTgcttttctacacacacacacatttaaatatgcaaggaatcatttttcaaatttaaataataaatcttaaaataattcatatgcaattttctgtatacaaaatacattttaattatttcagtttcatgccCAATATGCATCATTTATGGATGGTGCATTTAATCAATTTACTCTACATTGCCAAGTGTGGGGAAACATTTTGAACCCTCCTCATCTTTCATAAAGGTGGGGTCCATCTGTAGGAAGATCATATGATGACTGTTTACCTCTGAGCTGACGGAAGAGGAAGCATTAGCTCTCTTTGCGCACAGTTTCGGCCTGGGAGAACAACAGAACACAAGTAACATCATCTTGTTGGCTTTTAATCACTGTTATCGGTAATTAGGTGGTCCATTAAATAACTGTTTACTTCTCTAGGTTCCCCATGTAAACAGAAACAATGAAAGGCATTGGGGGAAAAATAACCTCCGCTCAATAACttcataaatcagttctgtgaGTGTCAAAAGTGATGCTGTTTATTCCCACTAGGACCAACTAAGAATGAATCTTACATGATGTATTCTTTGAAATATCATGCCTGTGTTTTAAGAAACAATTGAAACATCTTTGTGGACAATGGTCTCTCATTTTCTCTATTCTTGGCTTCTTATATTTCTTCcgctttgttttctttgtattgtgTGACTGCACCTCACTTTTGTGCATTTAGTTTAATGCCAGGTGCAGCACCATGAACGTGCACAGGTATGAATAGTGTTTTAACATCAAAGTGTTTCCCAAATAGGAGAAGAAAGACTTGATTTAAGCTGCCAACAATGGTGAAAAATACCTCCAGCTGTGTCAACACCAACTTGATTTACGCTGTCACGGACATGGTACAGTGTATGTCACATACTAACTCTAAAGTGAATATCTGTGACACCGATAGCAGGTTATGGACTGTGAGCGAGGATATGAAAGGTTGcgtcatatttttgtggaagcggATACGTTTTATCACAATTGTTTGAAAATTGGAAAGTTCAACAGAAAAGCACTTATTTGACTTAAAAATCTTTTGTGGcataaaatgtcacttttgatcaacttaatgcatacctactgaaataattattatatcttaaagtctcactgaccccaaacttttcaacagtagtgtACAGTATAAGTGTTCTGTacactactgttgaaaagtttggggtcagtgagactTTAAGATATAATTATTTCAGCAGGTATGCAATAAGttgatcaatatatatataaatgcagataTACACATGTCCACCACTGGTTCGCCTAGCAACTCTTAAGTCAGGTAAGTTTGCATGGCGACTGCATGGGATTTTCtgcaatttaaaatcaactttaaaTAAATCTCTGCATCTATAGAAGAAACATCCTTACCTGAAAATCACACAGAGGATACCAGCAAGGGCCACAGCAAAAACAACTGTCCCACTTACAGCACCGAGCAGTACAACACCAGTTCTGCTGTCGGAGGTCAATAGCGATCTCTGACGTTCGCTTGTGGCTGCTTGAGATTGATTCTGATAATGGAAAAGAAGAGCGAAACCACGGCCCCAGTGGGTAGTGGTAATCAACTCCATAATGACCTCAACCATGTCATCATCAGATCCAAACACTAACTGGCTGCTAGAAGGCCGTCTAGAGCCGCAGAATCGTGAGGAGAAGGTGATGAGATCTGATATGTAGAGAACATCGTGGGGACAGGCGTCAAACAAAGGTGACTGGGTCTCAGGAATCACAGTGTCACCTGCTCCTGTGGCCATTCGTGGGCTTGATGAGATAAAGTCAACGGATGATCTTGATGCCTGAGATGAAATCGAATTTCTGTTTTCAACTGGAAGAGATGCTTGTGCATCGGAAAGCATTTTGTCAGAATTGGAAACTTTGGTCATCTCCATTTTGGTGGACTGTTCTTGGATCACCACTTGCTTGACGTCCTCTCGGAGCGCGGACTGGGGTTCTTTTGGACTTCCGAGGCTTTTCGATGCCAGCGTGCCACCATTGTCTGGTACCTCGTCCACAACGGCACTGTCGTGACTCTCAAAGACATCAAAATCAAACATCTCCATGATCAGCTGGTGACCAACAGGTACAAAGAACTGCCACACACAGTGAGTTCCAGATGAATAGTTATATGGGAAGCCAGGGGACAGAACGAGGCCCTGCACATCCACAACATCCACCTTGGCTCCACAATCAAAGTAAACCTAgagaacaaagacaaaaaagcatCAGATGCATTTCCACGGTCACATTCTGAAACTAAATTATGATTGAGTCAGGACCATGAGACCTAGTTCATGTACATTTATTGTGACAGAATATTTTACTCCTATCCAAACTTAAAAGATCAtctaattaaaatcatacaaactTCAGGTTTTTGGAGCAGGTTCTTGATTTTTCGAACCTCGCGTTTcacaataagtgttttttttttcttttctttttttaactgggTCAGTTTTTTCCCCTTAGTATGTCAGCAAATGTTACAAGTGTGGGAGCCCTGAACTTTGAGCTCCTAAAAGTCATGGaatcatgtaattattttatttacaactattgtaattccttttttttacagaaagtaAAAGTGCTAAGAGATTTAAATaagttttgaaaataaaattagtgCATAGAGCCCtatagcaaaaaacaaaacaaaaaagttgtaaatatttaaaatacatttattttatagttcaaAATATCCTACATTCAtgtatttactgacatatcactCAAGACTTACTGAAATattgacattaaaaaaatgacctattattgctcttttgttggttttgatttcttctgttttcctcatttgtaagtcgcttcggataaaagtgtttgcttaaatgactaaaagtaaatcattaaacttaattaaaaaatactacttgtgcacaatgcacatttcttaatataaatcctaaattgtgttttaatgtcactattgatgaggattgtgtgatctttgaataatattggtctttagaaacaaaatatttaaagtgccTAAAGTTTACTTGGAACATTTCCACTTTAACttaatcaaatatacttcagttcatctttagttggacttcagcactatactttcacacaattaaagtgcattatgcACAACATTTAGCTGACTTAAATTATACAAGTATAAccttttagtatactaaaagtacaattgcaggttatgtttattaagtacataaatatgtaaatgtatttttattataattagcatgaaataaatgtaattagtagacctatatttattttacattgtggaggcatttaaatattattttggaaaatgGAGGGCCTTGGCCTCAagatgtaaattaaatgtaaaaacaattttaaaattttaattaaattaaaatgtatgcatttagcagacgcttttatccaaagtgacatacagtacagtgcattcaggctaacattttttacctaacatgtgcagGTAAAAAAGTCGGAACAAAGcaataaaaactaatataacAATCCTCctattataaaaaatgaaaatatgcacatTATATTAAAATCACTTTCATGTGGAGGTCAAAGAGTTGCATGACGCCTGGGTGAAAGGTGGTTTGACTTTATTGCAGCACATTTAAAGATAACACGGTAGCAAAGGAAAGACAGTGATTACCAATGATGAACATTTTTTGCATGACTTGAATTTAGATTAAGATAAACATGCTCAAACTAAATTACAATTCATGTAATAGCAGTGGAGACTGTTGAAGATAATTCTTCCCAGAACCCGCGCTCCAGGGGTTAGTGCTACAGTCCTAAATCATCTTAATAGGCTGTGGTTGTTCTAGCATCGAAAGTTCAAGAGGATGGCATGAGTTCAACAAACCAATGGGAAAGTCTTTGGCGCTGCTCTGTTTCATTCGACGCAACATTAAACATAGGTAAACAATTTTGGCAGTCATAGCTGCACTAACGGTAAGTCGCTAGATTCTAGAAACCTACTGTACGTAAAGCATTGCCCTAATTTGATCGTTTCAGAGCAATAATAACAGACAGCTGTGAAAGAAACCCGGCGAGCAACAAACAAAATGTTCTGTTCAGAAAATTAGCTTCAGTCTGCCTCTCCCAAACTGAACTATTCAACCTTTCCTCCTTCAACGGGTATCAAAGCTGGATATGTTGGCTGCTCTGCTAACCTCAGGGAGGTATTCCTTCAGACATGCTGTTTGTAATATCTCACAGGTGTCCAGGATGAGGGGACCTCGGTATAATTGGAGGCAGATGGAAATCGGGGCTATACCACTCCAAACAAGAGCTTGGCAGGGGTCTGTTTGTTTATTGGGTTTCCTGCTGGCACTGGTTCTGGACTGTGGGAGGGAATAAATGAACTGCAAGACCTCAACAATGCCAGACAGGTAACAAGCCTAGCCTCAAGTGACGGCATTATGTGACAAAGAAGTGAAATTAAAGATGAAAAGGAGTGGGTTTACTTTCTAAAGACACATTCCAAGACGTATTGTCATGATTTATTAGTCGACAAGAAATGCTTGATTATCTTTCatgaaaattgaaaaaacacGCACTGCCTCTGAAACGACTTTCCTTTTCAGCTGACATTGCCAGGGAAGGAAAATAAATGATGTTAGCCAATAGCCAAATATGACATACAGTAACTAGGCACAGatgtagattttaaaatcttgcctTGACACAGCATTTTAATGTTGGTTCATATAATAAAGGCAGTaatgattgtatatatataaaaaaaaaggatattataAGGATTTTAACGATAATTGAGAAAGCATCACTTATTGAGGGTACATTTGGCTTGCAGAATCCTCATTTTAGTACTGAGaaattagagggtcaaataaacatcagatcttatcattttcACCCTCACGCCAATTGATTGCAAACACTTTCATATCTGGATTGATTCAGATATGTACAGTAACATCCAAGTTTCACAAtctgatggataaaatcaataaaaccaattACTGATGGATAAACTCAAGTCACcgcatattttcacatttaataaaaaaaatcttgcagTATATGTAAAAAGGCGTGcgaaagtttgtgaaccccttgTAAAATCGGTGAAAATATgaatcattttcacaaaataagagagatcatactaaatattttcctgagtaagatattttaaataaaagatgtttacatatagtccacaagacaaaaatatatctgaaattattaaaattactcCTTGGTTCTCAATACtatgtgctgttacctgatgatcctcgactgtctttctgttttgtgatggttgtgcttgagtcccttgtttgttctgaacagttgaaactgagcagcgttcttcagaaaaatcctccagttcctgcagatttttcagttttccagcatttctgtgtatttgaaccatttccagcagtgactgtatgattttgagacccatcttttcacactgaggacaattgaaagactcaactatttaaaaaggttcaaacattcactggtgctccagaaggaaacacatgCATTAAGAACCCTGGattgaaaacttttggaatttgaagattaaagtaaattatacttaatttgtgttccaggaAAATTTTACGTATCTTCTATTGCTTCCGAAGGTaagaactaaatgaaaaaaaaaagatatttaaaaaaaaaaaaaagaaaaatttggacatcttcatcctgttcaaaagttttcacgccCTGGTTCTTAATGCATCGTTTTTCCTTTTGGAGCTtcagtgaacgtttgaaccttttttaatagttgtgtttcagtccctcagttgtcctgaaaagatgtatctcaaaatcatacagtcaccactggaaagggttcaaatacacaaaaattctGGAAAACCGAATAATCTGAAGgattttttctgaagaacagcgctcagtttaactgttcagaacaaacaagaaaCTCATGACCAACCataacaaaacagacaaacagtcaTGGAAAAGTTTTCACGGCTGTAACTCAAGATGTGTACTATAATAAACTTAAATGgtacacattttcagtggtcaaaaactAAATGTGGTTcagctgatatttttttttcttttaaacaggaATGTTGAAACTAGAAATATATCTTCTGGAGAGATCATACCTGTCTGAGtgctataaataaaaaatttccaAACTCATAAAAAAATGCAAGTTATCACAATATGAAACTTTTTATCTGGGGTGTTAATTTTAAGGCCCTATATGGTTCAATTTCAATACAGCTCCATTTTCAAATTGTTGAATTCACCTATTATACCATTGGTCGAAAACCAAATGTGAGTAATACTCATTGTGATTAAAGAATAATGTTCATTCATGacatatatattgttattataacatTTTGCCTTTCATCATGtatgtttgtctttctttcttcagaaaaaatgaataaaagataCCACATAATCATACAGCTATGTGTTTGTGCCCcaacccacttaaaaaaaaaaaaaaacgttgttgGAGGACAAAGCAAGATTAGTGCAAAAGTTGAAATGGAAAAGGCCACTGTAAATAATGTCAGCTTTATAAAGTCCAAGTAAGTTTTGTCTTCACAGTGCCTTATTTCTTCTGCATACTCTGATTCTCACCCTACGTTTCTCTTCATTCAGGCCATTTATCAAACTCAGATCTGTTGGTCAAAGCCTGAGTTTACCTCAGGTTCATGTGCTACTACACTAATAATTGCATGCCTGACATTTGATCCGGTCAAATGCCACTCACTGCGGAGTTGTAAAGTAAGCCGATTTCAGACTAGCACAACAGGAAAGTTGAACAATGCCGATAAATCTGAGAGACAAAGAGCAAATGGAACAAGAGGTGAAAAAAGGTTCAAGACAAGCATGTAGATGCAGTTGGTCAAGGTCCATGTTTCCATGACCGTCCATGCTAAAGAGGTTTGTGATTCAACCAAATCACCCATCTGCCCTTAGAAAACCATTTGGTGCAACAAGTCCAACAGGATCAAGCATACTTCCAAaagacaacaaaaaagaaaactttgGCAGTGATTTGCAAGATTTCTGTAAGTACcgccctctctctctccaaaCAAATGGAATTGGGTCATTACCGTGGCTCTGCCATAATACTGGACTATCTGCTGGATAGGGTAGTGTACCATGCATGGTAGACTTCACATGAATGGCGTCCAAAGTACCACAGTGTGGAATAGGAAATGGGACATTCTTATAATGCCAAACATCCCAGCTCTGTTACATCATCGTCCCGCACTGGCATGGCGTAATTAGTAAAGTTGTCTTTTCTCCCACAGGGGACATTGGAAGGCTTTGGTGTTTGGTTATATAGCATTTTAATGAAACTAGGGTAATAAGGAGGAGGCATTTACATAAGGTCCCGCTGGTTATCGCGCCCCAGTTGTGCTAAATCAAAAGAGGATAGCTGACGACCCCCTTCCTCCTCTGCCAATCACTCAAGCAATATACACTTGAATACTTAAGTCATTCACTAGTCAGTGAGTATCATTTAAAAAATCCATGTCTTTTAAAGTCGACATCAAACATCACAATGGATCAACGGATGATCATGGTTCAATCTGTCaaaaaacttcttcttttttaactCCGAGGGCAATGCACACTGCTTTGAAAGCCTAAAGATTTAGCAGTTCAAGCATGGTAACTTTGCTGGGAATCAAACTTATAATGTTGGCATGCTACATTAGATTGCAATTCTCTACTGCTTGAGCTTCACGAatgcacacaaacagaaacataaaaaaaaaatagttacaatacagtttataataatcatatattttaaagaaaatttataAATAGTTTACAGATTTTAAAGACATATGGtctcatgtttgtttttatgtgtgagagaagtattaatgttaaatgtttgtttttactgatttcttttttttttttttttttgagtgaattgtAAATCCAAATTTTGAAGAGAACAATGACTAGGAGG contains the following coding sequences:
- the LOC113048986 gene encoding uncharacterized protein LOC113048986, producing the protein MGLRGLSSTGVFLTVCLLWVTGCYTQKVYFDCGAKVDVVDVQGLVLSPGFPYNYSSGTHCVWQFFVPVGHQLIMEMFDFDVFESHDSAVVDEVPDNGGTLASKSLGSPKEPQSALREDVKQVVIQEQSTKMEMTKVSNSDKMLSDAQASLPVENRNSISSQASRSSVDFISSSPRMATGAGDTVIPETQSPLFDACPHDVLYISDLITFSSRFCGSRRPSSSQLVFGSDDDMVEVIMELITTTHWGRGFALLFHYQNQSQAATSERQRSLLTSDSRTGVVLLGAVSGTVVFAVALAGILCVIFRPKLCAKRANASSSVSSEVPEGVLNSAADVSELQMVSPNHLEQQLRTVNDNNNLPLNRRLSHTGSSVKGACDMSEKAALEQFSSGLTELELDTDEVFVIASAPISANLPFSPHTQRERFLRHSDTGPSRPFDWSNPDQTSTSVTKSSQVGSTNSTRPRAWSVRTFQDLLPPLPQLHKKWCSWNSTSPFTKLVDSGLPSTAKVSGRGKVLSDAPLHNPADSCQSDSFTSNASYPLTEPAQRQRRLNSTINLRRSRFNAPCFGLLSGTSESSKAQANGITTPNMLSDTSQLQVKGQLSSVEDDHVTVPVFSISEEEDREPLVSEEHPEKLLQMNGQMFEGTKMPLLSKSQAPSIQPSSLVRGGRCGASETQDPSALSC